In Rhineura floridana isolate rRhiFlo1 chromosome 1, rRhiFlo1.hap2, whole genome shotgun sequence, the following proteins share a genomic window:
- the MRPL53 gene encoding large ribosomal subunit protein mL53, translating to MRERRPLFERGERSSGNCSLPVVPRPRALSFSCGLSREGKKMSFVVPKRAGVTLKQVKSILVTFCPFETNVESTRNFLQCLYTKKACASNTNCEVKTDVKHDGSEPVINITFADGDRLIMKGANLTIREMLSAFNSRCEAKELLAEKVQKKSS from the exons ATGCGTGAGAGGCGGCCTCTTTTCGAACGCGGTGAGCggagttctgggaattgtagtcttccGGTTGTTCCGCGTCCTAGGGCTCTGTCTTTCTCATGTGGCCTATCGAGGGAAGGGAAGAAAATGTCGTTTGTGGTGCCGAAAAGGGCAGGAGTGACGCTCAAGCAGGTGAAGAGTATCTTGGTCACCTTCTGTCCGTTCGAGACCAATGTGGAAAGCACCAG AAATTTTCTTCAGTGCCTATACACAAAGAAAGCATGTGCATCCAACACCAACTGTGAAGTGAAAACAGATGTAAAACATGATGGGTCTGAACCAGTAATAAACATCACATTTG CTGATGGTGACAGACTGATTATGAAAGGAGCCAACTTAACAATTAGAGAAATGCTAAGTGCATTCAATTCGAGATGTGAAGCCAAAGAACTTTTGGCAGAGAAGGTTCAGAAAAAGAGTTCCTGA